In a single window of the Salvelinus namaycush isolate Seneca chromosome 18, SaNama_1.0, whole genome shotgun sequence genome:
- the arrdc3a gene encoding arrestin domain-containing protein 3a isoform X1: MVLGKVKSFTVSYDCLNDSNVPVFASGDSVSGRVIIEVTGEIRVKSLKIHAKGFAKVRWTESRNAGSNTAYTQNYTEEVEYLNHRDILIGHERDDDNSEEGLTTIHSGRHEYAFSLELPQIPLATSFEGKHGSVRYWVKAELHRPWLLPMKTKKEFTVFEHIDINTPLLLSPQAGTKDKTLCCWFCTSGPISLSAKIERKGYTPGESIQIFAEIENCSSRMVVPKAAIYQTQTFYAKGKMKEVKQLVANLRGESLSSGKTETWSGKMLKIPPISPSILDCSIIRVEYSLMVYVDIPGAMNLSLNLPLVIGTIPLHPFGSRTSSVSSQCSMTMSWLGMALPERPEAPPSYSEIVTEEQRQSLEVTSARDEFEGPLFAYIQEFRFQPPPLYSEVDPNPDQASRTEERRPDTCPSR, from the exons ATGGTGCTAGGAAAGGTGAAGAGCTTCACCGTCAGCTACGACTGTCTCAATGACAGCAATGTCCCCGTTTTCGCAAGTGGGGACTCGGTCTCAGGGAGGGTGATCATCGAAGTCACTGGAGAAATCCGTGTGAAATCTCTTAAAATTCATGCAAAAGGATTTGCGAAAGTTCGTTGGACTGAATCGCGAAATGCTGGCTCCAACACTGCCTATACGCAAAATTACACTGAAGAAGTAGAATATCTAAACCATAGAGACATCCTAATTGGACATGAAAGAG ACGATGACAACTCAGAAGAAGGACTCACCACCATCCATTCAGGAAGACATGAGTATGCATTCAGCCTTGAGCTTCCACAGAT ACCCCTGGCTACCTCGTTCGAAGGGAAACATGGCAGTGTGCGCTACTGGGTGAAGGCCGAGCTACACAGGCCATGGCTTCTGCCCATGAAGACCAAGAAAGAATTCACAGTCTTCGAACACATCGACATCAACACTCCCTTACTGCTG TCACCCCAGGCAGGCACGAAAGACAAGACTTTATGCTGCTGGTTCTGCACCTCAGGTCCAATCTCCTTAAGTGCCAAAATCGAAAGGAAGGGTTATACCCCAG GAGAGTCTATTCAGATCTTCGCCGAGATTGAGAATTGCTCGTCTCGCATGGTCGTGCCAAAGGCAGCCATTTACCAAACACAGACCTTCTACGCCAAAGGGAAAATGAAGGAGGTCAAACAGCTGGTGGCCAACCTCCGAGGAGAGTCGTTGTCCTCGGGCAAGACGGAGACGTGGAGTGGCAAAATGCTGAAGatcccccccatctctccctccatcttggaCTGCAGCATCATCCGAGTGGAGTATTCTCTCATG GTGTACGTGGACATCCCCGGAGCTATGAACCTGTCTCTGAACCTGCCACTGGTCATCGGCACTATCCCACTGCACCCCTTCGGCAGCCGCACCTCCAGTGTCAGCAGCCAGTGCAGCATGACCATGAGCTGGCTAGGCATGGCCCTGCCAGAGCGCCCTGAAGCCCCACCAAGCTATTCAGAGATCGTGACAGAGGAGCagagacagagcctggaggtGACCTCGGCCAGGGATGAGTTCGAGGGACCACTCTTTGCCTATATCCAGGAGTTCCGCTTCCAGCCCCCTCCGCTCTACTCTGAG gTTGATCCCAATCCTGATCAAGCCAGCCGGACGGAGGAACGGAGACCTGACACTTGTCCGTCACGTTGA
- the arrdc3a gene encoding arrestin domain-containing protein 3a isoform X2, producing the protein MKEVWYTCWNIVPPLVSDDDNSEEGLTTIHSGRHEYAFSLELPQIPLATSFEGKHGSVRYWVKAELHRPWLLPMKTKKEFTVFEHIDINTPLLLSPQAGTKDKTLCCWFCTSGPISLSAKIERKGYTPGESIQIFAEIENCSSRMVVPKAAIYQTQTFYAKGKMKEVKQLVANLRGESLSSGKTETWSGKMLKIPPISPSILDCSIIRVEYSLMVYVDIPGAMNLSLNLPLVIGTIPLHPFGSRTSSVSSQCSMTMSWLGMALPERPEAPPSYSEIVTEEQRQSLEVTSARDEFEGPLFAYIQEFRFQPPPLYSEVDPNPDQASRTEERRPDTCPSR; encoded by the exons ATGAAAGAG GTATGGTATACGTGTTGGAATATTGTCCCTCCTCTTGTTTCAGACGATGACAACTCAGAAGAAGGACTCACCACCATCCATTCAGGAAGACATGAGTATGCATTCAGCCTTGAGCTTCCACAGAT ACCCCTGGCTACCTCGTTCGAAGGGAAACATGGCAGTGTGCGCTACTGGGTGAAGGCCGAGCTACACAGGCCATGGCTTCTGCCCATGAAGACCAAGAAAGAATTCACAGTCTTCGAACACATCGACATCAACACTCCCTTACTGCTG TCACCCCAGGCAGGCACGAAAGACAAGACTTTATGCTGCTGGTTCTGCACCTCAGGTCCAATCTCCTTAAGTGCCAAAATCGAAAGGAAGGGTTATACCCCAG GAGAGTCTATTCAGATCTTCGCCGAGATTGAGAATTGCTCGTCTCGCATGGTCGTGCCAAAGGCAGCCATTTACCAAACACAGACCTTCTACGCCAAAGGGAAAATGAAGGAGGTCAAACAGCTGGTGGCCAACCTCCGAGGAGAGTCGTTGTCCTCGGGCAAGACGGAGACGTGGAGTGGCAAAATGCTGAAGatcccccccatctctccctccatcttggaCTGCAGCATCATCCGAGTGGAGTATTCTCTCATG GTGTACGTGGACATCCCCGGAGCTATGAACCTGTCTCTGAACCTGCCACTGGTCATCGGCACTATCCCACTGCACCCCTTCGGCAGCCGCACCTCCAGTGTCAGCAGCCAGTGCAGCATGACCATGAGCTGGCTAGGCATGGCCCTGCCAGAGCGCCCTGAAGCCCCACCAAGCTATTCAGAGATCGTGACAGAGGAGCagagacagagcctggaggtGACCTCGGCCAGGGATGAGTTCGAGGGACCACTCTTTGCCTATATCCAGGAGTTCCGCTTCCAGCCCCCTCCGCTCTACTCTGAG gTTGATCCCAATCCTGATCAAGCCAGCCGGACGGAGGAACGGAGACCTGACACTTGTCCGTCACGTTGA